The Methanopyrus kandleri AV19 DNA segment CGTTCGCCAGGACGATCGGAAACTCCCAGCCGAGGGGGAGGATGGGTTTCATGGGCGTCCACTCGAGTCGACCCCTACCACCTACGCGGACCACCGCGTCCGCGTCGAACTTCCGCGTGAGGTAGTACCAGAACGCCAGATAGAGATGCGTGGGTGGGAGGACACTCGCCCGGAGCTCGGTCTCGGATTTCATCCGCAACAGGGGCGGTTCCGGGAGTACGATAACGTTTCCGAATTTCATTCCCGGTATCGGGAACGCGCGAGTCCCGTCCACGGTCCTCAGGAACGGGGACTCCTCGGGCGGACCCCACCCGAAGAGTCCACCCAACTCGTCCAACCGACCCCTCCACTCCTCCCACAACCCGTCCAACTCGCGCAGGACGGGCTCCTTATCCACCCGCTCGCCCCGGGACACCCGCACCAACAGGTCCGTCACCCTCGCGAAGACCTCCCGTAACTTCCTCACCAGGGCCTCCCGGGTCGCGTCGTCGAGGTTCATCAGGTGTAAGCACGAGATCACGGTATCCATCAGTGCCTCCATCCTTACCCGGAGGAACTCGAGGTAGCGTTTGTCGGGAGGTAATTCTTCGGGGTTGGCCCGCTCGACGAGGTATCGGAGGTACCCGAGTATCCCCCGTTCTACGTACAATCGCGTGGGTTCGGGGAGGGAGCGGTACCACTCGAGGTACTCGTCGAGGGTGACCTTGTCGAGGAGTAGCAACTCGACCTCGTGCGCCCGACCACCCGCCCGCTCGACGAACCGGTTCAAACCAGTCTTGAGCGGTGGCGTTCTCACGTACGGACCCACGTGATAGGCCCTGAACAGGTATTCGCGCCAGAACCGGTCCGAAAGCTCAAGCAGTACGTTCAGGGCCTCGCGGAAGATCTCAATCGCCTGCCGGAAATTACCTCGCTCGAGAAGTTCCCACGCCTCTCGGTCCAACTCGATGACCCGGCGCAGCACCTCGTCCCACGGTGTGTGGACCGAGTACCCGTCCTCGCGCAACCAAGCCAGAAGGTGTAACACGCTCGCGGGCACGTCCAGCTGGTCCGCCACCGCCACGAAGTCCCGGCCGGACGTGTCGACCCCGTACACGAGGGCCACTCTCTTCTCACGGTTCGGAGCCTCCCGCAACCGGCGCAGCTTCTCGACCAGGCGGACGACGGCATCGATCGTCTCCTCGATCGGTTTGCCTCTGACCACCAGGACGCCACCGGGGACGTGTCGGGCGAGCCCCGGTGGTAGCCTGACGACGCGCGACGTCCCGACGAGGAACAGACCTAGGAAGCCGAGGTTCTCGGGTGCGATCACGTTGAACACCATGTAATGGTCGGCGGCGCGTTCGGACATGTACAGGCATTCCCACTGCAACCTCGTCATGCCCATGTGGTTGCTGTCCAGCCCGATCACCGGGACGTTCAACCGTTCGAACAGTCTCACGAGCCGGCTGTCGGGGCCATAGTACCGCATCATGCTGTGGTTGACGGCCCACATGATGCAGACGGTGTGTTCCTCTTTGACCAGCGGTTCCAAGGCCCCGAGGAAGTCTTCGGGCAGCATGTACAGAGCGTCGTAGTGCAGGGCGATGGGTACCACGTTGTACCCGCGCTCGTGGAGCTTCTCCGCCAGCACGCGCAGCCAATCGAGGTAGCCGAGGTACCGACCCAGGAGGTTGGATGAGTCGAAGACGATGAACACCGTCGGGGCTCCAGGGGTGTAGAAACCTCTCGACTCACCCAGTCTCCGGTAGCGGTCGAAGATCTCGCGGAGCCTGGGAAGGACCTCGCCGCGGATAAGCTCCACGAACCACCGCGGGTACACGGTGATCCCGTGGTAGCTGGACAGTACCTCGCCGTGTGGGAACTCGCGCTGGTACCTCAGGATCACGATCGGGTCGACGGGACGATCGTAGGAGACCACGGTATCGGTGAGCGGGTCGTACAGGGATAGCAGACCGTCGAGGTAGAATGCCCGGGGCGGCTCTCCACCACCTACGTACCTGAAGAACTGGACGAGGTTACGCTCGGAGAGCGTGGTTAGGAATAGATAGAGGGGAACCTCGGCACCTCCGACGTTCATCACCCGATCCGCCAGTGGTACCATCTCGGCCTTGGTCGAACCGGTCGGGATGTTGATGCCGTTCTGATACACGTAGAAGGGGACACCGCGCGACAGAGCCTCGGCGAGAGCCGCGTACTCCGGCGCCGAGTACGGGTCCAGCGAGGTCAGTCCCGACGAGCGATACAGCACCACGGCCGAGGCATTCCGGATGCGCTCGCAGGTCTCCTTCCTCACCTCCTCGAGGTTCGCACCGACGATGAGGGAGTCGTACGAACGCGAGTCGATGACGAAGAAGTCCACCCCGGACTTCGATAACGGTTCGATGAACTGGCCGGCGTAACGGGATATCACCACTATCTCACCGCAGGAAACCGGTGCGAACGACGTCAAGGCTGGGAGTAATAATGAGAGAACTAGAAGGGGACGTGGCACCGGAGGAACCCCCTCAGCGGCGTCGGGTCAGGAGCGACGCCGCGAGCGCCAGTGCCACGACTGCCGGAGTCACCGGGAAGATCTTCCGCTTCTTCACTACGCCCTTGCCGACGCCCAGCTTCTCGGCCAGCGCGAAAGCCGCCAGCGCGTACGAGGTCGCCAGTGTCTGGCTCCGGTAGCGCAGCTCCGGGCTCCAGACGCTCCGGATGAAGTACCAGTAGAACGGTAGCCTCAGGCGTTTGGCCTCCAGGTACTGACCGTGCAGTACCTCCAGCGCCTTCACGATCGCCTCATGGTTCGGGTCGATGAGACCCAACTTCGCGCACCTGAGCAGCGCGACCAGCGCGGAGGCCGTGCTACCGTAGTCCGGCGGGTACTCGCTCAGCGATCCGCGGCCCCACATGCCCGTCTCCGGGTCCCGGAGCGAGAGCAGGTAGTCGATCGCTTTCTTGAGCGCGTTCTTCACGCGCTCGACCAGGTCCTTCAGCTCGTCCTCCTTGCCCGCCCGCTGCACGGCCTCGAGCCAGTCGCAGAGGGCGATCATGGCACGACAGTGTCCGGTCGTGTACAGCGGGTACGGACAACCCGTGTCCCGCGGGTCGGTGTAGAAGTTGCCCTTCTCGTCCTGGTTGTTCAGGAACCACTCAACGACCTTCAGGATCAGCTCGTCGTCCGGAGACGTTCCGGCCGCCAGCAGCATCCGGAGGCAGTACGAGGTCACGTCCGTGATACCGTGAGCACCACCCGGACGGTCCGGGTAGTCGATCCAGCAGTAGCCCTTGTCCTCCTTCTGCAGGTTCGGACCCTCACGGAGCCAGTTGATCACCTTCTCGAGGAACGGCTTGTACTCGTTCCACTTGTCGTCCGGGACGATGCCCGCCTGTCTAGCTCGGAAAAACGGCAGCGCGAACTTTGCCGTCAGCCCGGCGCTCGGGATCTCCTTACCGTCCTTGATCCTGGCCCAATAAGCCCACTCTCCGTTGGGGTCCTCCTTACGCTGGTACTTACCCTTCACGTTCCACATGTACTGGAGCGCCTTCAGGACCATGTCCTTGTCGACGGGGTACCCTACCTCGACCGCCGTCAGCAGGGTGTCCATGACCACGTATGTGTGCAGGTTCGGCAGGCAGTAGTACGTAACGTCCGACTTGTACGACATCGGGAACGCGCCGACGTCCTCCGGCTTTACCTCGTAGGTCGCCTTTTGTCCACTGCGGTCCTTGTACTCGATCACCTTGCCCACGTCCTCCTCGGTGTACTGCTGCGACTTCAGCCAGTCGTGGGCGGCCCTGGCGCACTCCTGGATCTGCTCGGCCGTGATGGCAGATCCCGGGGCGGTCGAGAGGGCCACGGTGACAAGGGCGAGTACTAACGGTCTGAGAATTCCCATGTAGTATTACCCTCACTCGCTCCCATGTTATTACCAAATAAATTTTATCGACTTATGTCCTATCTCGTACTAATCTCCATATGATACCCGCTGTCATAAGTAATAGTAATATCGCCGCGGAAACAGCGCCGAGACTCGGATGGCAGGACGCCTCGAAGATACCGGTAGAGACGACCGGCACCCCGATGGTATCCGCGGCGTACCCGGCCGCGACCGCGCAGAGGGTGATTCCGACCAAGTAAGCCGCGACGATCCTTCCTCCCAGGAACCGTAGGATAACGGATAGCGTGGCTACGTTGGTCCCGGGTCCGGCCACGGTGAACGTCAGCATCGAACCTACGGAGGCTCCTTTCGCCACCAGTGCGGCGGCTATGGGGATCGCGGCGACCGAACACACGTAGAGCGGTAGACTTATCAGAGCGGCGAGGACGGGCCCGAGGAAACCTTCGAGGTATCGTACCGCCGGACTCGGCACCCATAGCTCCAGTAGGACGGAGGCCGCCAATCCTATCAGAAGCCACGGCCCTACGGTGCCCGATAGCTCCAGAAGCTCACGTGGGAAGTCCTTGAAGGAACGTCCCCGATAGCACGGTCCGTGTTCTCCGCACGATGGGAGTTCTTCCGTCTCCTCGCTTCGATCCTTCAGAGTGAGCTCGGCCAGATAACCGACTATCACGGCCGCGACTACCGCGGTCAGCACCTTGGCCGCCGTGAAGTACGGTCCGAGCAGCGCGTAGGCCAGCAGTAGGGAGTTCACGTCGGTTTGCGGGGTAGCCACGATGAAGGCGATGACGGGGCCTACACCGGCCCCACGGTTCTTGGCTGCTATCGCGAGCGGGAGCACCGAACACGAGCAGAGGGGGAGTGGAACTCCGAGGAGCGTCGCGATTATGCAAGCCTTGAGGCCACCACGCAGATGACGGGCGAGGTAGCGTTCGGGGACCATCGATTGCAGTGCGGCCCCTAACACGAGACCGATGAGTAGGTACGGAGAAATCTCCGTCAAAAGGCCCACGAACGCTCCGAGAGGATCCAAGCGCCGTCCCCCCGACAGTCGGTGGTTCCGAAGCGTACATACAAGGTGGGGGCCGGTGTGGAATTCGTTACGATAATTGTAACAATAGCGAAAAGCGGGGAAGGAGGAAGCTACTTCTCCACGATGGTTTCCTCCACCTCCATCCCGAAGTGACGGCCCTTACCTTCCTCGGTCTCCACGTACGCGAGCACCTTGTCACCCGGCTTGAGGTCGACCACGGACACCGGCTCACCGTCCTCGCGTACCAGGTGAATGGTCTCGGCGTTCTGAACTATGGTCTGAATCTCCACACCTTCGTACTCCGCGCGGATGAGCATCAGCGGTCTCCGTTCGATCTTCAGTCGGCCCACCACCGCGGCCCTCGTACGTCCTTCCGTGTCGACTATCAGGACCTCATCGCCGGGTCTCAGCTCGGCCAGGTACTTCGTCTTCCCACCGGGCACGCGGATGTAGGCGTGGACCGGACCGGCGTTCACCCGGAAGGGTCGCGGCTCGACGTACGGGTTCTCGAGGCTCTCGCTATGAATGAGGAACATCCCGCGGGAGGTCGATCCTACGAGCATTCCCTCGCCCTCGGACATGAGCGAGCAGGTGTCCACGCAGACCCTGTCGCCCTTACCTATCGGTTTGACTTCCTTCACCTCGACCGCGACGAGCTCGAATCGCTCGGCTGCGGCCCGCTCCGCGATCTCCGCGGTCTTCTTGATCTCGGACGGATCGATACGCTCCGCGTCGAGCAGGACGCCGTCCGAACCCACCTCGAGCGTCTCGAAGGCTATACGTGCCTCCTCGGCGTCCCGAGCTCCGGCGATGAGCTGCGTCTTCTCACCCTGAAGTTCCGCGATGAGGTTCTCCAGTGGGATGATCTTCCAGTCACGGCCGATCGCGATCACGTAGTCGGGACCCACGTTCTTCGCGATCTCCGCGGCGAAGCGCTCGTAAGGCTTGTCCAGGATCTCGACGTACTCGGCGACCTCGAACCCGCGATCCCGCGCCTTCTCGATGAGCGCGGCGTCGATAGACTCGGATATGTCGTCCGGCAGGTCGATAGAACCGTCTCCCTCGCCACCCTTGCCCACGATCACCACGTCGGCGTCGATGGCGTCCAGCTCCTCAAGGGCTAGGTCGGGAGAGCCCGGAGACTCCGGCATCAGCGGCACCGCGACCTTAACGTTCCCGAGCTCCTTCACGCGCTCTACGTCCTCGGGTAGGCAAACTATCACGTCGACACCGGCTTCGATCGATTCCGTGACGTAGGGCTTCTTCTCGTTCCACTCGCCCTCGAACGCCACCGAGACCCAGACCTGCTTGGGCCGCATCTCGACTTACACCCGCTCCAGCTCCTTCATCGCTTCCTCCACTTCCGCGTCTTCATGTATGATCCTCGCGATGGCACGGGTCATTGCCTCACGCATGCGTGGGGACTTGTGCGCGAAGATATTACGACCGATGGCAGCACCGGCCGCTCCCGCCTCGATGGCGCCCTTAACCATCTCGAGGACTTCCTTTGGTGTCTCCGCCTTCGGACCTCCCGCGATCACCACCGGCACCGGACAACCCTTCACGACCTCACGGAAGGAGTCCGGGTCGCCCGTGTAGTTGGTCTTTACGATGTCCGCACCGAGCTCGGCGCCTACCCTGGCGGCGTGCTTGACGTACTCTACGTCGAACTCGTCCTCGACCTTCGGACCTCGCGGGTACATCATCGCGACCAGGGGCATACCCCAATCCGAGCACCGGGCGGCGATCTCACCCAGCTTCTTGAGCATTTGAGGCTCGTCCTCCGCACCCACGTTCACGTGCACGCTGACGGCGTCCGCACCGAGCCTTATGGCTTCCTCTACCCGGGACACCAGGACCTTGTTGTTCGGGTCGGGTCCCAACTCGGTGCTGGCGGATAGGTGGATGATCAGACCGACGTCCCGTCCGTAACCCCGATGACCCGCTCTGACCATACCCTTGTGGAGGAGGACGGCGTTAGCCCCACCTCGAGCCACGGCGTCGACGGTCTCCTCTAGATCCTCGAGACCCGTGATCGGACCCAGGGTCACCCCGTGGTCCATCGGTACGATCAGGGTGCGTCCGGTCTCGCGGTTCATTATCCGCTCCATCCGGATCTGCTTACCGATATGCACCAATCCGGATCACCCCTCCTCGAGCTTCCGGGCCAGGGACTGGTAGCGTTTGGAAATGTCCTCGAACTCCCGATTGAGCTCGGACAAACGTCGGGATATCTTCGAGATGCGCGCGGGAGCGTCCTCGGTGAGCACGGCCCCCTTCTTCGAGGGGCGTATGATCCCTCCCTCCTCCAACACGCGGAGCGAGTACCTGACCTTATGCCACTCCATCCCGGTCACATCCGAGATCCGACCGATCCCGATGGGTTGATGCTCGGCCACGACCTCCAGGACTTGGACGTGCCGGCGCAGGGTTTCCAGCGCCTCCCTGAGCGACCGCAGCACCCGCGGACCATCCCCTGCTCTGGGCTGTCAAGTGTCACGATTGTGACTACTTAAAATTTCCCGTCGGCAATTCGAACGGCTTTACCTCCACCCCCGCGTCGGTCTTCTTGGCACGCTCGTACGCCAACGCCCCGACGGCCACGTCGAGAATGGCGATTCCGGTCGAATCGAACACGGTCAACTCCGAGGAATCGACCTCGGTCTCTCCCCTCACCACATCCGAGAGTTCGATGAGTTCCTCCGGGTTCAGCTCGCCCCGCTCCACGGGTTGGCTCACGTCTCCCGATTCGACGCACTGCTCGCGGTCGTCGACCACGACCACCGCGCGCTTCAACAGCTCGGTCTTCACCTCCTGCTTCTCCGGAGCGTCCGCACCGATAGCGTTCACGTGGACGTCCTCCGGAACGTCCTCAGAGCCTAGGTAGGGCTCGGTGGCGGGGGTGCATGTGCAGACGACGTCGACGTCCAGCCCCGAGAAGTCCAAATTGTCGAGTACCTTGGCGTCGACACCGAGGTCTCGCTCGACCCATTCGGCGAGCCTTCGAGCCGCCTCACGTGCCTGGTCGTACACGAACACTGCCTCAAGGTCGAAGACCTCCGCATGCGTGAGGAGCTGGTACCTCCCTTGTACTCCCGCACCGACGATTCCGACCGTCCGCACGTCTTCGGCTAGGTACTTCGATGCTACCGCCCCGGCCGCTCCCGTCCTCAGCGATGTGATCTCCGTCGCGCTGACCAGACAAAGTGGCCTCCCCGTTTCCGGCTCGATCAAGCACATGACCGCCATGACCGTGGGTAAGCCGCGATCGGGATTGTCGGGATGTGAGTTGACGATTTTGACGCCTGCCACACCCAGCTCTGACAGATAAGCGGGCATCACTCTGAAGTCGCCGCCTTCCAGCGGTACGATAGTCTTCGGTGGCATCTCGCACTCGGGCTTGATCCGAAACGTCTCCTCGACACGTTCGACGACTTCTCTCACGTCGAGAAGCGCTCTGACGTGATCTTCCGAAAGGAACAGCATGGTAGCCCCGGTAACGTAAAGACTCGATCATGCCTGGAAATCGTTTTCCGGAGTGCTTTGCTCGAAAGTTCGCGGTGGTTCGGGGATAGCGCTCCATCAGGTTGTCCGACGGCGTCACCGGGCTGCGGTGGCTGGTCCTGTACGTGCATTGATGTAGTCGCGATCAGCACCCTCGTTTAACCACTAGTAGAGGGGTAGTCACTACTCGACTCCCTGTATTTCACGATCACCGTGATGAGCTCAGGCTACGGGACCCTCGTTCCCCGCACGGAGGCCGGTAAACTGTGGACGATGACGGTCACACTGTTGGGCGCCGGCGCCATGTGATGGCTCGTCCTCGCCGCGGTCGAAATCGGTGTGAGAGGCGGACTTCGCGAGTTCCTATACGATATCGACCAAAGGAGGTGGTTACGGGCCGTGAGGGATCACGTCGTAGTGTGCGGGTTCGGACGCGTAGGGGCCCAGGCTGCCGGGCGGCTCCGCGCCCACGGGTTCGATGTAGTCGTGGTCGACACCAGCAAGGAGCGCGTGGAACGGGCGAGGCGTGAGGGGTTCGGTGTTCCCTACGGTCGAGGGGAACCTCACCGACCGTCGGACGCTGGAGCGTGCGGGTGTGGACAGGGCCAGGTTCGTGGTGGTTTGTACGGACTCGGACGAGACCAACGTGTACGTGACGCTGTTGGTCCGCAAGCTCAACCCCGACGCCCGGGTGATCGCTGTGGCCCGGGACCCGGAGAACGCCGATCTCCTCCCACATGCGGGGGCCGATGAGGTGGTCGACGCCTACCGGGTCGCGGGCGAGGAGGCCGTGGAACGTGTGCTGGCCGAACACTCGTTCACTGTGACTGTCAGGCACGATCTCGATGAGGTGGAGAAGGAGTGGCGCACGATCGCGTCGAGAACGGCGGTACGATCTTGGACGTACGTTTCCACGTCCCCGAGTCACCGGAGGAACCCATAGTGAAGGAGCTTCCGGTAGAGTCGCCCGAGGATCTCCAGCGTCGGAAGGAGTTACTAGGAACCTCGGAGGAGTTCAGGTCGATGGCGGAGGCCCTTCACGAGCTGTGTCGAGGGGCACATTCACACAGGGTGTTCGTCGCGGACCCGAGCGATAAAGAGAGGATCGTGAAGGAACTCGAGAAGCTGGGCTTCCTGATCGGCGTCGACCTGTCCCACGAGGAGGTATTGGACCGGACCTTTCGGAACTAAACCGGCGGTGCCAGCGCCAGTTCCCGTCTCTTCTTGAACACACCCAGGAGTTCGAAGATGACGACACCGAGCGTCGTCGCCAAGCCCACACCGGACACCAAAAAACCCGCAGGTCCCGCCTCTGAGGATCGTGCGATCGGTGCGAGCGACCACGAGATCCCCTTCGGGCCCAGAAGCACGTAGGCCTCCAGTCCGTACGACTTCAGCGAGAAGGGGAACATCGCGGGAACACCGGTCCCCGCCCCTTTCATCCCGGCTAAAGCGTCACAAAGTAGGTGAAACGTGTACAGGGCCAGAACGAGCCCCGTCCTCAGCCCGGCCGCGTACGCGGTGGCTACACCCGCCAGCAACGCGACGGGTGAGTGGAGTATCCACCGATACCGAAGGAGGTGATCGAGGTCGATCGCCACGTTTATTCCAAAGGCGTACATCAAGGACGTGCGGACGGGGTACCCGGCCGCCCGTGCCAGTGCGTACGAAGCCGCCACATGGAACACGGGGTCCAAGGGAACTCCCCCGAGGGGTTCGTGACTTGTCGGCGATCATGTTCGTCGGTACGGCCTCGAACTCCGGTAAGTCGTTCTTGGCGGCGGTTACATGCGCCTACCTGCGTCAGCGTGGCGTAGACGTGGCTCCGTTCAAATCCCAGAACATGTCGCTGAACTCGTGTGTGGCCAAGGAGAACGGAGAAATCGCCGTCGCCCAGGCGTTCCAGGCCGCGATGGCCGGTCAGGAACCATCGATTCACCATAACCCCGTGCTCCTCAAGCCCAAGGGGGAGCTCCGCTCGGAAGTCATCGTCCACGGGAAGCCCATCGGGACGATGTCGTACCGCGAGTACCGGGAGATCGTCTTCGAAGATCCCTGGCAGGCCGTCTTGGAATCCGCGGAAATCCTCTCGGAGGAGCACGAGGTCATCGTCGCCGAGGGGGCGGGGTCACCCGCGGAGATCAACGTCCTGGACACCGATATCGCGAACCTTCGGGTGGCCGAAGCCCTGGGCGCGGACGTGATCCTGGTCGCGGACATCAGTAGGGGTGGAGCCTTCGCGGCCGTCTACGGCACGATCGAGCTCTTACCGGAGCGATGGCGACGACTGATCAAGGGCTTCCTGTTCAACAAGTTCCTCGGCGATGAGTCCCTCCTCGAGCCGGGGATCAAGGAGCTGGAGCGCCGCTTGGGCGTACGTTACCTCGGCACAGTGCGTCACGTCGGGGACTTCTGGATGCCTTGGGAAGACTCGGAGGCACTCGACACCCACTCCCCC contains these protein-coding regions:
- a CDS encoding ornithine cyclodeaminase family protein, encoding MLFLSEDHVRALLDVREVVERVEETFRIKPECEMPPKTIVPLEGGDFRVMPAYLSELGVAGVKIVNSHPDNPDRGLPTVMAVMCLIEPETGRPLCLVSATEITSLRTGAAGAVASKYLAEDVRTVGIVGAGVQGRYQLLTHAEVFDLEAVFVYDQAREAARRLAEWVERDLGVDAKVLDNLDFSGLDVDVVCTCTPATEPYLGSEDVPEDVHVNAIGADAPEKQEVKTELLKRAVVVVDDREQCVESGDVSQPVERGELNPEELIELSDVVRGETEVDSSELTVFDSTGIAILDVAVGALAYERAKKTDAGVEVKPFELPTGNFK
- a CDS encoding prenyltransferase/squalene oxidase repeat-containing protein, with the protein product MGILRPLVLALVTVALSTAPGSAITAEQIQECARAAHDWLKSQQYTEEDVGKVIEYKDRSGQKATYEVKPEDVGAFPMSYKSDVTYYCLPNLHTYVVMDTLLTAVEVGYPVDKDMVLKALQYMWNVKGKYQRKEDPNGEWAYWARIKDGKEIPSAGLTAKFALPFFRARQAGIVPDDKWNEYKPFLEKVINWLREGPNLQKEDKGYCWIDYPDRPGGAHGITDVTSYCLRMLLAAGTSPDDELILKVVEWFLNNQDEKGNFYTDPRDTGCPYPLYTTGHCRAMIALCDWLEAVQRAGKEDELKDLVERVKNALKKAIDYLLSLRDPETGMWGRGSLSEYPPDYGSTASALVALLRCAKLGLIDPNHEAIVKALEVLHGQYLEAKRLRLPFYWYFIRSVWSPELRYRSQTLATSYALAAFALAEKLGVGKGVVKKRKIFPVTPAVVALALAASLLTRRR
- a CDS encoding 2-amino-3,7-dideoxy-D-threo-hept-6-ulosonate synthase; its protein translation is MVHIGKQIRMERIMNRETGRTLIVPMDHGVTLGPITGLEDLEETVDAVARGGANAVLLHKGMVRAGHRGYGRDVGLIIHLSASTELGPDPNNKVLVSRVEEAIRLGADAVSVHVNVGAEDEPQMLKKLGEIAARCSDWGMPLVAMMYPRGPKVEDEFDVEYVKHAARVGAELGADIVKTNYTGDPDSFREVVKGCPVPVVIAGGPKAETPKEVLEMVKGAIEAGAAGAAIGRNIFAHKSPRMREAMTRAIARIIHEDAEVEEAMKELERV
- a CDS encoding 3-dehydroquinate synthase II; translated protein: MRPKQVWVSVAFEGEWNEKKPYVTESIEAGVDVIVCLPEDVERVKELGNVKVAVPLMPESPGSPDLALEELDAIDADVVIVGKGGEGDGSIDLPDDISESIDAALIEKARDRGFEVAEYVEILDKPYERFAAEIAKNVGPDYVIAIGRDWKIIPLENLIAELQGEKTQLIAGARDAEEARIAFETLEVGSDGVLLDAERIDPSEIKKTAEIAERAAAERFELVAVEVKEVKPIGKGDRVCVDTCSLMSEGEGMLVGSTSRGMFLIHSESLENPYVEPRPFRVNAGPVHAYIRVPGGKTKYLAELRPGDEVLIVDTEGRTRAAVVGRLKIERRPLMLIRAEYEGVEIQTIVQNAETIHLVREDGEPVSVVDLKPGDKVLAYVETEEGKGRHFGMEVEETIVEK
- a CDS encoding permease; the encoded protein is MDPLGAFVGLLTEISPYLLIGLVLGAALQSMVPERYLARHLRGGLKACIIATLLGVPLPLCSCSVLPLAIAAKNRGAGVGPVIAFIVATPQTDVNSLLLAYALLGPYFTAAKVLTAVVAAVIVGYLAELTLKDRSEETEELPSCGEHGPCYRGRSFKDFPRELLELSGTVGPWLLIGLAASVLLELWVPSPAVRYLEGFLGPVLAALISLPLYVCSVAAIPIAAALVAKGASVGSMLTFTVAGPGTNVATLSVILRFLGGRIVAAYLVGITLCAVAAGYAADTIGVPVVSTGIFEASCHPSLGAVSAAILLLLMTAGIIWRLVRDRT
- a CDS encoding NAD(P)-binding protein, producing MFPTVEGNLTDRRTLERAGVDRARFVVVCTDSDETNVYVTLLVRKLNPDARVIAVARDPENADLLPHAGADEVVDAYRVAGEEAVERVLAEHSFTVTVRHDLDEVEKEWRTIASRTAVRSWTYVSTSPSHRRNP
- a CDS encoding DUF977 family protein, with translation MLRSLREALETLRRHVQVLEVVAEHQPIGIGRISDVTGMEWHKVRYSLRVLEEGGIIRPSKKGAVLTEDAPARISKISRRLSELNREFEDISKRYQSLARKLEEG
- a CDS encoding transcription repressor NadR, which produces MAHDRVENGGTILDVRFHVPESPEEPIVKELPVESPEDLQRRKELLGTSEEFRSMAEALHELCRGAHSHRVFVADPSDKERIVKELEKLGFLIGVDLSHEEVLDRTFRN